The Cryptococcus neoformans var. neoformans B-3501A chromosome 4, whole genome shotgun sequence genome has a window encoding:
- a CDS encoding hypothetical protein (HMMPfam hit to Rad4, DNA repair protein Rad4, score: 391.8, E(): 8.3e-115): MSASRPKSSRVIQKPRGISALAARIPTSESTKQQSNVGGKRKAPTPATRKGTRPASPISVASTVLSVSDNDEDDEDELEEVPIPIVSNEVQGGDEDEDEQDGEDEESEDDDGVIHLEIGGETAEEKAKRMVLAKRKKPLTARDRALRLEVHKVHVIALLASASVRNKWCNNSLLKARLLSLLPHPLQAAFNIPPSRFPDRAQRSRLFFEALQSLVTWWSQTFFDVSDYALGLRTRPWDEVQGIIESISKVHTPFSRSPSGHGDGEKINKAASKGKGKAAASEELSEQLAFGSGAERLRSVNSLMKKALQQEGSRDVSAQLFVALARACGLGVRLVTSLQAVPWRAEKGATKKKAVGAGRGGRTLASRQGLGDEDEDDDEDEMEEVRIPDDVGRSVGGAKNNSREAGSRRLKDPADLYRLRKYKPPARKIGSPTKSKPKASQSLADQPPVFWAEVFNRSDQRWIPVDPVRGIIRKKRDYEPPTDSGPVRMLYVVAFEEDGYARDVTLRYTKNFYAKTSKLRVPAKPNEPQWWSDIVMGFLRRPYHLNRDDMEDAELEMSQMTEGMPMHMSGFKDHPIYVLERHLKRDQVLNTANPVGRFKGEAVFRRSSVQNCKTAENWMRSGRKIKEGQEPLKWVKQRAVTLQKRRAQELAKQEGEEVTQGLYAEWQTEIYRPPPIRDGIIPRNSFGNIDLYAPTMLPLGAVHLPYKGIAKVAKGLGVSYAEACTGFEFKKQRAVPIIKGIVVAAEKKQEVLDAYEESTIAAEERERMKREDRALKRWSKLVNGLRLRLRLQQEYGSKDKVNETPSNLFEGAGDEGEMRINLRGKSARELLAAAQHQSTKDWEERVRREDISMEEEDGMMPAMAVERESNQILLGDFRAPSSAISEVTNVTPSAETPRIMLRFKNTSSPQSAAHAASESRSGLTSSQKRKAMISGTIEAVDDEQFEDPRTTKGDKTMALPEPVASTTNMRTLRSTRARTREQMKANQAREDKIRQA, from the exons ATGAGCGCTTCCAGACCGAAATCTTCAAGAGTCATTCAAAAACCACGAGGAATATCAGCTCTCGCCGCTAGGATCCCCACTTCAGAATCCACAAAGCAACAGTCCAATGTCGGTGGCAAACGTAAAGCCCCGACTCCTGCGACCCGCAAAG GCACCCGACCTGCCTCCCCGATATCAGTTGCTTCGACAGTTTTATCTGTGTCAGAtaatgatgaggatgatgaagatgagctcGAAGAAGTTCCTATACCTATTGTTTCTAACGAAGTCCAAGGCGGtgacgaggacgaagacgaacaagatggtgaggatgaagagagtgaagatgacgatggcgTAATTCATCTGGAGATTGGTGGAGAAACTgcggaagagaaggcaaagCGCATGGTTTTGGCTAAGAGGAAAAAACCATTGACAGCAAGAGATAGAGCACTGAGGTTAGAGGTCCACAAAGTGCATGTTATAGCTCTATTGGCTAGTGCCAGCGTAAGGAATAAGTGGTGTAACAACTCCCTCTTAAAA GCCCGTTTGCTCTCTCTACTGCCGCATCCGCTACAAGCAGCTTTCAacattcctccttcccgCTTCCCTGATCGTGCACAACGCTCTCGCCTATTTTTCGAGGCTTTACAGTCTCTGGTCACGTGGTGGTCTCAGACATTTTTCGATGTGTCGGACTATGCTCTAGGCTTGCGAACTCGTCCTTGGGACGAAGTCCAAGGCATTATAGAGTCAATATCCAAAGTACATACTCCCTTTAGCCGGTCGCCTTCGGGTCATGGTGACGGCGAAAAGATCAATAAAGCTGCAagcaagggaaaaggcaaagctGCTGCAAGTGAAGAACTGTCAGAGCAACTTGCCTTTGGATCGGGTGCGGAGCGTCTTCGATCGGTCAATAGCCTTATGAAGAAAGCGTTACAGCAAGAAGGATCTCGGGATGTTTCTGCTCAACTATTTGTAGCTCTTGCTCGGGCATGTGGGCTAGGTGTCAGACTTGTTACCTCACTTCAGGCAGTGCCATGGAGAGCAGAAAAGGGTGCGActaagaagaaggctgtaGGAGCTGGTAGAGGAGGCAGAACGTTAGCGAGCAGGCAGGGTTtaggagatgaagatgaggatgacgacgaggatgaaatggaagaagttCGCATACCAGATGACGTGGGAAGATCCGTAGGAGGGGCTAAGAATAATTCACGAGAAGCTGGCAGTAGGCGATTGAAAGATCCAGCAGATCTCTATAGACTACGAAAATACAAGCCTCCGGCTCGAAAGATTGGGTCGCCAACTAAATCCAAGCCGAAGGCAAGTCAGA GCCTTGCGGACCAGCCGCCTGTCTTTTGGGCAGAAGTGTTCAATAGATCGGACCAACGTTGGATACCTGTCGACCCTGTGAGAGGCATTATCCGAAAGAAACGCGACTATGAGCCGCCAACGGACAGCGGGCCGGTTAGAATGCTGTATGTTGTTGCTTTCGAGGAAG ACGGTTACGCCCGAGACGTGACCCTTCGATATACCAAAAACTTCTATGCTAAAACCAGTAAATTACGAGTCCCTGCGAAACCAAACGAGCCTCAGTGGTGGAGTGATATAGTTATGGGTTTCCTACGGAGACCGTATCATTTA AACCGAGACGATATGGAAGATGCAGAGCTCGAGATGAGTCAGATGACAGAGGGTATGCCAATGCATATGAGTGGCTTCAAGGATCACCCAAT TTATGTTCTTGAACGCCACCTCAAGCGGGATCAAGTGCTTAACACTGCCAATCCCGTAGGTCGCTTCAAAGGTGAAGCAGTTTTTCGTCGTTCTTCAGTTCAGAACTGTAAAACGGCTGAGAACTGGATGCGTTCTGGGCGCAAAATaaaagaagggcaagagcCCCTGAAGTGGGTCAAACAGAGAGCCGTGACGCTACAAAAGCGAAGAGCGCAGGAGCTGGCAAAGcaggaaggcgaggaagtAACTCAAGGACTGTATGCGGAGTGGCAAACAGAGATTTACAGGCCTCCGCCCATTAGAGAT GGCATAATACCGAGAAATTCGTTTGGCAATATTGACCTCTATGCACCAACTATGCTGCCCCTCGGTGCAGTCCATCTACCTT ACAAGGGTATTGCCAAAGTTGCCAAAGGCCTCGGAGTAAGCTATGCAGAAGCTTGC ACTGGTTTCGAATTCAAGAAGCAACGAGCGGTGCCTATCATTAAAGGCATCGTAGTAGCAGCTGAAAAGAAACAAGAAGTCCTTGATGCCTACGAAGAATCTACCATCGCTGCTGAAGAGCGCGAACGTATGAAGCGGGAAGATCGCGCTTTGAAACGCTGGTCCAAGCTTGTCAACGGTCTCAGGCTTCGTCTACGTCTTCAGCAAGAGTATGGCTCGAAGGACAAGGTGAATGAGACACCTTCGAATCTTTTCGAAGGAGCCGGGGATGAGGGCGAAATGCGAATAAATCTCCGGGGAAAGAGTGCAAGAGAACTTTTGGCAGCTGCGCAGCATCAGAGCACCAAAGattgggaagagagagttcggagagaagatatcagcatggaggaggaggatggtaTGATGCCTGCCATGGCCGTTGAGCGCGAGTCAAATCAGATTCTACTGGGCGATTTCCGCGCTCCTAGTAGTGCCATTTCGGAAGTCACTAACGTCACTCCCTCGGCGGAAACACCGAGGATCATGCTTCGATTTAAAAAcacctcctctccacaATCAGCCGCTCACGCCGCTTCCGAAAGTCGAAGTGgactcacttcttctcaaaagaggaaagcgaTGATTTCGGGGACGATTGAAGCTGTTGACGATGAACAGTTTGAGGATCCACGGACAACAAAAGGGGACAAAACGATGGCATTACCGGAGCCTGTGGCGAGTACGACTAATATGCGGACGTTGAGGAGCACAAGAGCGAGGACAAGAGAGCAAATGAAGGCCAACCAGGCAAGGGAGGATAAAATCAGACAAGCTTAG